The Flavobacterium johnsoniae UW101 genomic interval CTGTTTTTTCAATACATTTTTTGTTTAAATTTGCGAAAAATAATACATTATGAAAAGAATATTATTAATAGCCTTTTTTGTAGTTGGAGCATTTGCTGGACAAGCCCAGGAACTAAAGTGGTATACTGATGTTAAAGAAGCAATCACAATAAGTAATAAAGAACAAAAACCAATGTTAATGTTCTTTACCGGAAGTGATTGGTGCGGATGGTGCATTCGTTTGCAAAATGAAGTTTTGAAAACGGCAGAATTCAAAAAATGGGCTGCTGATAATGTTGTTCTTGTAGAGTTAGATTATCCAAGAGGCGTGCCTCAGACTCCCGAATTAAAGAGTCAAAATAATGAATTACAGCAGGCTTTTGGAATCCAGGGATTTCCAACAGTATTCTTTACAAGTGCTGAAGCAAAAGACGGAAAGATTAACTTTAAAGGCCTTGGAAAAACAGGATATGTTGCCGGCGGGCCATCTGCATGGTTAACAGTTGCAGAAGGTATTGTTCATCCTAAAAAATCTTAAAAAAGATATTTAAAACTATAAATTCATATATAAACTCCTTACAGCAATGTAAGGAGTTTTTTTGTTTAGTAAGAAAAGGTTTTCATATAATGTTTTTGAAATTATTATTTATATATTTATTTATGTATAAAAAAACATATAATGTATTTTTTAATGTGATATAATTTGGATAATTAAAATATTGTGTTAATTTCGTCATGCTATACTAACCAAAACCAATATAATATGACTAAAAAACTACTTATCCTACTGTTTTTTTTAGGTTCATTTTTCGTTCAGGCACAAACTCTTGCGTGGAGAACTAATATGACTGATGCAATAGCCATTAGTAATGAACAAAAAAAACCAATGTTAATCCTATTCACTGCCTCAGGTGTACCAGAAAATCTTCAAAACGAAATCTTTAAAACTCCAGACTTTGCTGTATGGTCGCGCGACAATGTTGTACTGGTAAAATTAGACTTATCAGATGAAACGGCTTCAGATGGAGATAAAGAGCAAAATGTTAGATTAAAAAATGCCTTTGGAGTTCAGGATCTGCCAGAAGTGTGCTATGCTATTGCTTCGGTAAGAAAAAATAAAACGACCTTCAGCGCTCTTGGAAAAATCTCTTATAAGCCAGGAGGGGCAAAATCGTGGATTGCAGAATCAAATAACATCCTGCATCCGAGTGAGTAATAAATTTAAATTAAGTTTCTTAGTTTAATTTGTAGAATCCCTTTTCAATGTATGTTGAAAAGGGATATTTTTTTTAAACAGTTTTAAATGTATATTATACATTTAATATTTTAACAGGGTATTTTTTCCGATTTTTTCAAATATTAAACCTTAAAAAGAGAATTTCATTTTAATGTATTTTTTTCTAACTATTTGTTTTAAAGACTCTTGTTTCATGTTGGTTTTATGTTAATTTAGTTCCTTTAACCCAAACCAAAACCAATATATATGAGCCGAAAACTACTTACCCTATTTTTATTTTTAACTGCCTGTATAGCAGAATCGCAAAATCTGGAATGGAAAACCGACATGACAGAAGCAATCAATCTCAGCAATGAACAAAGAAAACCAATGTTGATTTTATTTACATCGGCAGGTGCTTCTGATGCATTGCAAAATGAAGTGTTTAAAACTATAGATTTTGAAAAATGGTCTAGAAAAAATGTGATTTTAGTGAGACTTGATTTGTCTGATCCAAATATTGCCAGCGAGGTTCGAGAACAAAACATAAGATTAAAGAACGCTTTTGGAGTTGAAAATGTTCCCGAAGTTTGTTATGCAAGTGCCACTATTAGAAAAGAAAAAACCAACTTTAATACATTAGGAAAACTTACGTATAGTTCAGGTGGTGTCAAAACATGGATCACAAATTCAGATCTAATTTTAAACCCAGAATAAAAAAGATTTAATTTAATCGATAAAATCCCTTTTCGGCTGTGGCATGAAAAGGGATATTTTTTTTCTCACAGCTTATCTGCCAAATTCTTTGAAGTGTATATGAATTAGAACCATCTGCAATAATAATTTTGGGTTGCAGCTGTGTTAAAACGCGATCTAGATTTATTTTGGGAGATTGAGTTAAAATTAAAATTTCAGGAGATATACTGTTTGCATAAATTCCGGTACTGTCAATTATAGAAATTTTATGCCCTTTGAAAAATAATACGTTTTTAAGTTTTTGAGATTTATTTAAAACGCTAAAATTACCAACTAAGTAAGAGTTAAAAATATTGCTTTTTGAACTTTTGTTACTCGTTGTATCGCTCGCAAAAAGCGTAATAGTATTTCCATTTCTTGAAGAAATCAAAGTATTTTTCTTCACATTATAAACGATTAATTCCTTTTGATTTGAAATTTCTCTTTTAGTATAAATCAGTGCAGATTGAAATAAAATTATTGATATAAATACTGCAATGAGTTTATTGTAACTTGGTTTTTGAGACCAGATTGTGGCGCTTATTATTACAAGATACAGCGTTATCAAGTAATAAAAATTAAAGCTGATACCTTGAATGACAAATGATTCAAATGAAGCTACATAATGAATTAGTTGATTTAGAATGAAAATGCTTTTTTCAAAAATATAAACCAATATTTCGGGGGGACTTTTGAAAATGGCAAATATCATAACGATAATTCCTGCAATCATTATAAAAGACAAAACCGGCAGAATTATAATATTGGTTACAAAAAATAATCCCGGAAATTGATGAAAATAATACAGGCACAAGGGCAATGTGCCAATTTGTGCTGCAAAAGAAACCGTTAGTGCGTTCCATATATATAGAATAAATTTATTTTTTGGTTTCCAGATTTTGTTTAATTCCGGCTGAAGCCAAACAATAAAAAACAAAGCTAAATAACTCAGCTGAAATCCAACATCAAATAAAAAGTACGGTTCAAAAAGCAATATCAATAAAAGGGAAACTAATAAAGTGTGATAAATATTACCGCTTCGACGTAAATGATTTCCAATGGCTACAAATGAGAACATCACAACAGAACGTAATACAGAAGGCGATAAACCAGAAATAACAGCAAAACCGGCCAGAGAAATTAAAATAGTAACTAATTTAATTGCAGAACCTTTCCGGGTATTTGGAATTGGTTTTAAAACAAATATTATAAAAAGCATTATAAAGCCAACATGCAGTCCCGAAACAGAAAGTACATGTGTAGCTCCCGAATATTGATAATCTTTGATTATATCTGCTGAAATTTCCTGCTGCTGTCCTAAAATGAGAGCCAGTGCAACATTCATTTCGTCTTTATTAAAATGAGCGCTTTCTAAATTTTTGAGAATAGTAGAATGCAAACGTCCGGAATAATACCAAATATCTTTTGTAATTGTCCTGCTGACTTTTATTTCTGACTTTTTGCAATATAACTGTGCGTAAATCTGTTTGTCTGATAAATACTTTGCATAATCAAACTGATTTGGATTTTTGCTCGAAACGGTTCTTTGTAAAGTAGTTTCAACTCTAATTGTATTTCCAATAATAAGAGGATTTTTTAAACTGTCTTTTTGAATATTGACAATAATTCTGCCTGAATAAACTTTGTCACCAATGCTGTTTATAAGGCCAATATATCGGTCATTATAATCATTGCTTTTGAGTTTTTCTCTTAAAGTAAAAGTGATGAACTGCTGGTTTTCAAAAACAGTTTTTGAGTATGTATAATTAGATTTGTCAAAAGTATCAGTGTGGAAAAGCAAAACGCATATCCCAACAAAAAAGGATATGAGAAAACTGTTGATGCTAAAAAATGTTTTTGCTCTTTTATTTCTTTTTGAAATAAAATACGAAGCACAAAACAAGATTGTTGAAAAACCAAGAAAAATGAGAGATGCTTTTAGTGGCGGCTGGCAATAATAGGAAACTAAAAGTCCAAATATAAAGGGAATTGTTATTTTAACTAAAGGAAAATCTAATACTTTCATCAGGTAAAAGTATTAAATATTTGTAAGAAAATAAATATATTTTTTTAGATGTGATTATTCTAAAACCCTGTTTACTTGTTCAAACGAATTTTTATAATAAGGTTCTTTTGTAGAAGATATTATAACCCCTTTTGAAGTTGAAGAATGTACAAATTTTATTTCGTCTGAATTTACTTCCGTGATAAGTCCAACGTGATTAATCTGTCTGCTTTTGTTCGTTTTGAAGAAAATTAAATCTCCTTTTTTTGCATCATTAAGCGGAATTACTTTTCCAATTTTTGCCTGTTCAAAAGAACTTCTAGGCAGTTTTATATTTTCAGATTCAAAAGTAGTGTAAACTAATCCAGAGCAGTCAAAACCGCTTTTTGTAGTTCCTCCGGCCTTGTATTTTACACCAATATTATCTGTTGCAGTATCGATTAAATTCTTTACCAGAGATCTGTTTTCTTTTTTAGATTCGTTTTTGCTCGTGCTTTTGCCTGCAACAGTTGAAGTCGATTTACAAGAAACGAATACGATCGATAGAAGAAGGAAAACGAATATTTTTTTCAAAACAGAAATATTTAAGATTTTAAATCGGCAACAATAAGTTTTGCAGTTTTTTTACTTGCGCCTACACCACCAAGTTTTTGTTCTAAAATATCATAGTTTTTTAGCAGTTTTTCACGGTGAGAAGGTTCAAGCAGTTTGTTTAATTCTTCTTTGATGCGTTTTGTATTGCATTCGCCCTGAATTAATTCAGTTACAACTTCCTGGTCCATAATTAAATTAACAAGCGAAATATATTTTAAAGTAATAATTCGTTTGGCAATTTGATATGAAATAGCGCTTCCTTTGTAACAAACCACTTCGGGAACTTTAAAAAGTGCTGTTTCTAAAGTTGCTGTTCCAGAAGTAACTAAAGCTGCAGTTGAAGAACGCAGTAAATCATACGTTTTATTCGATACAAATGCGATGTTTTTGTTTTTTATAAACTGCTGGTAAAATTCGTAATCCTGACTTGGTGCGCCCGCAATAACAAATTCATAATCCTGAAAATCGTCAACAACACTTAACATTACGCTCAGCATTTTGGTAATTTCCTGTTTACGGCTTCCCGGTAAAACAGCAATAATAGGTTTTTCTCCTAATTTATTTTCTTCTCTAAAAGCTGCTTCATTAAAAGCTGGCTGATTTTGAATAGCATCAATTAGCGGATGGCCAACAAAATCTACAGGGAAATGATGTTTGTCTTCATAAAAACCTTTTTCAAAAGGCAGAATTACAAACATTCTGTCAACATCTTGTTTTATGGCGTTGATGCGATTTTCTTTCCAGGCCCAGATTTGAGGAGAAATATAATAATGAGTTCTGTAATTCAGTTCTTTGGCCCATTTTGCAATACGCATATTAAAGCCCGGATAATCAATAAAAATTAAAACATCAGGTTTAAATTCAGAGATATCTTTTTTGCAGAATTTTATATTGTTTAAAATGGTTTTTAAATTAAAAAGCACTTCAACAAAACCCATAAATGCAAGATCGCGATAATGTTTTACCAAAGTTCCGCCGGCTTTCTGCATTAAGTCACCACCCCAAAATCTAATTTCGGCCTGAGGATCTTCCTCATATAAGGCTTTCATTAAATTTGAACCGTGTAAATCTCCAGAAGCCTCGCCGGCTATTATGTAGTATTTCATATCAACAAATTTTTATTGCAGCACAAAGATAGGATTTAAATAATTATGGTTGAAACTGCCAGAACAATCACGGCTAAAATCACGCCTCTGGCCATCATTTCTTTATTTCGGTTTAAAAGAATTAAGAAAACAGCAAGGTCTAAAGTGGTTCCAATTGTAATTATTTTTCCCAAATATCCCATTTCTTTTATAGTTCGAATTCCGGTAGAAATATCAAAATTTGTAAAGAATTTGATAAACAAATAACTGCCCAAAAGAGCTGTAAAGATTCCAACAAGAAACCCAATAATAAATTCTTTTTTATCCATTTAATTTCCATGTATTAAGTTGCTGCATAGTATGATGTGCCGTTAAATCAAACTGAACCGGAACGACAGAAATATATCCGTTTTCTAAAGCCCATTCGTCTGTATCTTCGCCATTGTCTTCATTTGTAAATTTGCCTGTCAGCCAGTAATAATCTTTGCCAAAAGGAGTTTGTCTTTTATCAAATTTTTGAGCATAATAAGCCTTAGCCTGACGGCAGACTTTTATTCCTTTAATTTCTTTTTCACTCAATTTTGGGAAATTGACATTCAAAACAACGCCGGGAGGCAGTTTATTTTTAAGTGTTTCTAAAGTTATTTTTTTCACAAATGCTTTAGCCGGTTCAAAATCGGCATTCCAGTCAAAGTCCAAAAGTGAAAAACCAATGGCCTGAATTCCTTCAATTCCTGCTTCGACAGCTGCACTCATAGTTCCGGAATAAATAACATTAATCGAAGAATTTGATCCGTGGTTAATTCCGGAAACACATAAATCTGGTTTTCTTTTTAAAATTTCATTTACTGCCAATTTTACACAATCAACAGGAGTTCCAGAACAGCTGTATTCTGTAATTGTGTCATCATCTTTAGAAATTTTATCTAAAAATAAAGTGTTATTTATGGTGATGGCATGACCCATTGCGCTCTGAGGTTTGTCTGGAGCAACTACAACAACATCGCCAATAGTTTCCATAACGCTTATTAAAGCTCTAATTCCCGGAGCTAGAATTCCGTCGTCGTTGGTTACTAATATTAAGGGTTTTTCGTCTTTCATGATAAGATTGCTATTTTTGATTTTTCAAAATTAAAGCTTGTAAAAGCAAATGTAGTAACAGATTTTGGTAGAATACTAACAAATAAATAAAAATTGTAAACTAAATTCAGGAACACTTTTGAGCGATAAACATTTTTATATCTTTAACAAAAAATTATACTGATCTTGGCATGTTGGCATAGTTTTTACCGTAACTTAGATTAAAAAATTTGATGAATGCTATTATTAAGTTTATGAAAAGAAATTATAAAATACTTATAGCCGTATTATGCTTGTCTTTAAC includes:
- the lpxB gene encoding lipid-A-disaccharide synthase yields the protein MKYYIIAGEASGDLHGSNLMKALYEEDPQAEIRFWGGDLMQKAGGTLVKHYRDLAFMGFVEVLFNLKTILNNIKFCKKDISEFKPDVLIFIDYPGFNMRIAKWAKELNYRTHYYISPQIWAWKENRINAIKQDVDRMFVILPFEKGFYEDKHHFPVDFVGHPLIDAIQNQPAFNEAAFREENKLGEKPIIAVLPGSRKQEITKMLSVMLSVVDDFQDYEFVIAGAPSQDYEFYQQFIKNKNIAFVSNKTYDLLRSSTAALVTSGTATLETALFKVPEVVCYKGSAISYQIAKRIITLKYISLVNLIMDQEVVTELIQGECNTKRIKEELNKLLEPSHREKLLKNYDILEQKLGGVGASKKTAKLIVADLKS
- a CDS encoding thioredoxin domain-containing protein; this translates as MTKKLLILLFFLGSFFVQAQTLAWRTNMTDAIAISNEQKKPMLILFTASGVPENLQNEIFKTPDFAVWSRDNVVLVKLDLSDETASDGDKEQNVRLKNAFGVQDLPEVCYAIASVRKNKTTFSALGKISYKPGGAKSWIAESNNILHPSE
- a CDS encoding thioredoxin family protein, translated to MKRILLIAFFVVGAFAGQAQELKWYTDVKEAITISNKEQKPMLMFFTGSDWCGWCIRLQNEVLKTAEFKKWAADNVVLVELDYPRGVPQTPELKSQNNELQQAFGIQGFPTVFFTSAEAKDGKINFKGLGKTGYVAGGPSAWLTVAEGIVHPKKS
- a CDS encoding C40 family peptidase, producing the protein MKKIFVFLLLSIVFVSCKSTSTVAGKSTSKNESKKENRSLVKNLIDTATDNIGVKYKAGGTTKSGFDCSGLVYTTFESENIKLPRSSFEQAKIGKVIPLNDAKKGDLIFFKTNKSRQINHVGLITEVNSDEIKFVHSSTSKGVIISSTKEPYYKNSFEQVNRVLE
- the surE gene encoding 5'/3'-nucleotidase SurE, with amino-acid sequence MKDEKPLILVTNDDGILAPGIRALISVMETIGDVVVVAPDKPQSAMGHAITINNTLFLDKISKDDDTITEYSCSGTPVDCVKLAVNEILKRKPDLCVSGINHGSNSSINVIYSGTMSAAVEAGIEGIQAIGFSLLDFDWNADFEPAKAFVKKITLETLKNKLPPGVVLNVNFPKLSEKEIKGIKVCRQAKAYYAQKFDKRQTPFGKDYYWLTGKFTNEDNGEDTDEWALENGYISVVPVQFDLTAHHTMQQLNTWKLNG
- a CDS encoding thioredoxin domain-containing protein — translated: MSRKLLTLFLFLTACIAESQNLEWKTDMTEAINLSNEQRKPMLILFTSAGASDALQNEVFKTIDFEKWSRKNVILVRLDLSDPNIASEVREQNIRLKNAFGVENVPEVCYASATIRKEKTNFNTLGKLTYSSGGVKTWITNSDLILNPE
- a CDS encoding ComEC/Rec2 family competence protein, translating into MKVLDFPLVKITIPFIFGLLVSYYCQPPLKASLIFLGFSTILFCASYFISKRNKRAKTFFSINSFLISFFVGICVLLFHTDTFDKSNYTYSKTVFENQQFITFTLREKLKSNDYNDRYIGLINSIGDKVYSGRIIVNIQKDSLKNPLIIGNTIRVETTLQRTVSSKNPNQFDYAKYLSDKQIYAQLYCKKSEIKVSRTITKDIWYYSGRLHSTILKNLESAHFNKDEMNVALALILGQQQEISADIIKDYQYSGATHVLSVSGLHVGFIMLFIIFVLKPIPNTRKGSAIKLVTILISLAGFAVISGLSPSVLRSVVMFSFVAIGNHLRRSGNIYHTLLVSLLLILLFEPYFLFDVGFQLSYLALFFIVWLQPELNKIWKPKNKFILYIWNALTVSFAAQIGTLPLCLYYFHQFPGLFFVTNIIILPVLSFIMIAGIIVMIFAIFKSPPEILVYIFEKSIFILNQLIHYVASFESFVIQGISFNFYYLITLYLVIISATIWSQKPSYNKLIAVFISIILFQSALIYTKREISNQKELIVYNVKKNTLISSRNGNTITLFASDTTSNKSSKSNIFNSYLVGNFSVLNKSQKLKNVLFFKGHKISIIDSTGIYANSISPEILILTQSPKINLDRVLTQLQPKIIIADGSNSYTLQRIWQISCEKKNIPFHATAEKGFYRLN